ATTGAATACGTCATTTGTACTGATATTTCAAAAGACGGCATGCTTGCTGGCCCCAGCACAGAGTTGTACAGCAAAATCTTGAATATAGATACAACAGCACCTGCTGAATCCATTATCCCATCTGCTGATGATTTTGAGAATAACATTCAATTGATCGCCTCTGGTGGTGTCACTGGTATGAATGACTTACATGAATTAAAAGAAATGGGCTGTGAAGGTGCTATCATCGGGAAAGCGATTTATGAAGGGACAATTACACTGAAGGAACTGAGAAAATTTATAGAAACGACATAAGATAAGAAAATGCTGTTGCATTTTCTGACTTAGGACTAAAGACCGAATCTGGTTTCATAAGAGTCTTAAGTCAGGCTTTGTTCACGCAAAGCCTAATCTTAAATCACGAGCAAAGCGAGCAATATGCTAAAAAAAAGAATCATACCTTGTCTAGACATCAAAGACGGGCGCACGGTTAAAGGAATCAACTTCGTTGGGTTGCGCGATGCAGGTGATCCAGTAGAGCTAGCCCAGCAGTATGCCGAGCAGGGTGCAGATGAGTTGTGCTTTTTGGACATTACGGCGACCATTGAAAAGCGAGAAACACTCGTTCCTCTTGTGCGTGAAATTGCTGCTGTTTTAAACATTCCGTTTACCGTGGGCGGTGGAATTAATGATGTGCGACTCGCAAAGGAAATTATCAAAGCTGGTGCCGATAAAATTGCCGTGAACAGCGCAGCCGTAAAGAGGCCAGAACTTATCAATGAACTCGCAAAAGAATTGGGAAGTCAATGCGTGGTCGTGGCGGTGGATACTAAAGCAATTCAGAATTTTGAGTTAAGAGTTCAGAATGATCATGATACGAGATTTAAGTCAGATGAAAATGAGATTCCGCATCAAGTGCGGAATGACAAATCGACTAACAAAGTCTTTGTAGGTGGAGGCCGCTACGAGACAGAGCGAGAAACGATCTCGTGGTGTATAGAATGTGAGCAGCGAGGCGCTGGAGAAATCCTTCTCACCAGTATGGATCACGACGGGACTAAAAATGGGTTTGCACTTACAATCACTGATGAAATCTCGCGCAAGCTCAACATCCCTATTATCGCTTCTGGAGGAGGTGGTACCGTAGAGCATTTTACAGAGCTTTTTAGCAAAACACAAGCCAGTGCTGGACTTGCGGCGAGTATTTTCCATTTTGGCGAGCTACCAGTTCCGGAATTGAAAGAACAGCTTGCTGGAAAAAATATATCGGTCAGGTTGCCTAGAACCCTGATCAACTAAAACAAAGCAGATGTCGCTAGAACCTAATTGGAATAAAGCTGTAGATGGATTATTACCCGTCATCATTCAAGACGCTAGCAGTCTTCAGGTTTTGATGCTGGGATATATGAATGAGGAGGCGTTCTCGCTTTCGCGAAAGTGTAACAGAGTCACTTTCTACTCACGCAGCAAACAGAGAATATGGACTAAAGGGGAAACCAGCAACAATTATCTTGATATCGAAGAAATCAAGTTAGATTGCGATCAAGATGCCATCTTAATAAAAGCAAATGCCCACGGCCCTACCTGCCATCGCGGTACGACGAGTTGTTTTGACTCGGTTTCAAAAATAAGTTAATCAGAAAGTAATATAGGTGCTGGGGCTTGTCCAGCATCACAGATAACATGATTATGTTCACTTTAAAAGATTTAGAAAAAACCATCCACCAGCGCATTGATGATCAGGTTCAGGGCAGTTATACCTACTCGCTGTATGAAAAAGGGATCAATAAAGTCGCTCAAAAGGTAGGTGAAGAAGCGGTAGAAACGGTGATTGATGCCGTAAATGGAACTGACGAGGATTTTCTTTATGAAGCCGCCGATTTGATGTACCACTATATCGTATTGCTCAAAGCAAAAGGCTTTTCCTTAGAAGACATAGAACGAGAATTGAGTAAAAGAAAATAGGCGACACTTCCCCAATGTGCCGCCTACCTCAATTTAAAAAATGTACTCAATTATAGGGCTAGATTGAACGAGCCATCTGTCACATTTAAAGTATCTGTGTCATCATCTTGATTACGTGCCGTAAACTCAAAAGTACCTTTGATATTTGTAGCAGTGCGTTCTGTAATGGTAATCGTACCTACATCGCCACTGTTCATATAAGGAGCTGCATAACTAGTAGATTCAAAGGTTGAGGTATCTACTATTGTATAGGTAGCCACGGCAGTGATGCTGTTTGCATCATCAAAGTCATAACTGGTTTCCTCAATTACTGGTCGTGTGACCTGGATGGTCATGGCTTCTCCATTCAGGTTAATGGCCGTGATCTGCAAAAACTCAGTACCTCCATTAGCTGTGATTCTACCTACAGTTCCCTGACTGATCGACTGAAAGGAACTCCCATTTACTCGAGCAATTACTTCTCCTTCTCCAGCCTCGCTTCCTCCACCTGATGAATCATCATCGCTTGAACAAGATGTTAAACTAATTGCGATCAACATCATCGAGATCGCAAAAATTGATTTGATTTTTTTCATAATAATTGAATTGTTGATTAATAATACAAAGTTGAGGGATCCCTCAGGTTCTTGAAATAGGGTAATTGCCCTATATTTAAGACAAATATCAACTACATTTTATACTTATCATTCATATAATTAAGCTGATCATCGATAAAAGCTTTTCCTGAGAGGTATAAGGCATCGGCAAATTTGTTTGAATCTACTTCCACCATCTTGGCATCTTTTGAAACTGTGCTCGTCCATTCTGTAACGGTCCACATATTCCCCACATCATAAGTCTGACTGGCTTTACCCCTATTGAAGGATTCTACTTTTACATTTTCAAGAACGCCGCTTATTTGTAATGGCTTTTTCAGGTATCCTTTCCATACTGTTTTTTTCAAACCAGATCCTTGTGATAGATTAAAAGCAGTCTCAAGGTCATAGACACTCTCTTGACCTTTCATACGCAAACCTTTTTCTACGGGCGCAGTAACAGATTTTGTGCCTAGGGCAAGATTGGTTTTGATTTTTGCAGTAGCTCCGGCCAGGCCATCCAGCCATCCACCACCGGTTTCACTCCAGCTCATGACTAAGGTAATATCGAGAATAATGGCGTCGTCCATCTCCTTTGAAAGTGCATTGTTACCGCCGCTCAACGCTGAACCGACGGCTTTGAATCCGCTGAGAAATCCGCGTTTTTTGGAATCCTTTCCTTCCGCCTCTTTTTTACTAGCCAAGCCGTCAAAACTAGAAGGGATTATTTCTAGAAATCCTGGCGTCGCGCTCTCCCGCATGATGGGACCTTTAAGCGGTACTGCTTTTTTATAAAACTTGGTTTCTTTTGCCTCATCTACATTGAGCAGTGTGTAACCTTTGGATTTTAGGTCAGTAATCAAGTCATCGTAAAGCTTGTCTACTTTGGCCTGCATGAGATCAGTATCTACACCGGTAAGTCCCAGAGCTGCTTTTGCTGTAGCTTCACCTCTTCCCTTTCCTCTAAATTCTCGCTTTGCCTTGTAGTCCACATCTTCCCTGTAGATTTCAACCAAAGCGTTAAAATTAGCAATATAGACTTCCTTCGAGGCCTTTTTCTTTGGCTTTTGTCCAGAGTCAAAAACTTTAGATTTTAATTCTCCCAGAGTTTGCGCTTTCGCGAAAGCGGAAAAAAGAAACAGCACTGTCAGGACAGAATAGATTATTGTTTTCATGATAAATGTGTTGAATGTTTTGTAAATATCTCACAACCAAAAAATCAGCTCAATAAGTCAACTGCCCTATTTTAAATACGGCCTAATTAACGCGGTCTTAACCGCAATAAAAGAGCTCAGGCTGTACTTTTAAAAAAAATTAAAAAATGAGTATGATTACCACACAGCCACTGTTAGATCCGATTACTTTAGGAGCCGTAGAATTAAAGAATAGAGTCGTTATGGCTCCCATGACCCGTTGCAGGGCAGACAATGAGCACCGTGCACCGGTCCAGAAACACATAGATTATTATACACAGCGTGCGGGAGCCGGACTTATCATTTCAGAAGGAAGCGAAATTTCTGAACGAGCACAAGGCTATCCATATGTGGCTGGAATATTTAACGAGGAGCAAGTAAAAGGCTGGAAAAAGGTAACGGATAGTGTGCATGAAGCTGGTGGGAAGATTTTTTGTCAATTATGGCACGTAGGTAGAACTTCTTTACCTGATTTTCATGGTGGAGACCTGCCGTGGGCTCCCAGCGCAGTAAATCCAGAAACTGAGCTTTACAATCATAAAGGTGAAAAGAAAAAGACCGTCACTCCACACGCGATGACTATAGATCAGATCAAGCAAACGGTCAAAGAATTTGGAGATGCAGCAGCAAATGCAAAAAAAGCTGGATTTGATGGGGTGGAAATCCACAGTTCAAACGGTTACCTGATACACCAATTCTTCAATGAGAATTCAAATCTTAGAACTGATGAATACGGCGGAAGCCAAGAGAACAAAGCTCGATTCTTTTTTGAAGTACTCGAGGCAGTCAAGGAAAGCTGGCCTGAAAACCGCATAGGCTGCCGTATGAATCCGTCACTTCACGGAGTTTTTGGTATTGAATCAACTAAAAATACCATTCCATTTTTTGACTATGTCATTGATAGACTAAATGAATACGACCTGGCCTACTTACACCTCTCAGAACCTTTTACAGACGTGAGTGACATCGATCATCTCGTGACTAATATCGCAGAGCATTATAGACCTATTTACAAAGGTAACTTGATAATCAATGGTGGATTTGATCGTGAGTCTGGTAACAAAGTGATTGCAGACGGCCATGCAGATTGTGTTGCCTTTGCAAAACTATTTATAAGCAATCCAGACCTTGTAAAAAGATTTGAACTCAAAGCAGAAACCGCAGACTGGGATCAGGACACCTTCTACACGCAAGGTAGAGAGGGCTACACAGATTATCCCGTGCTGGAAGAAGAAGCTGTCAAGGACTGATTTGCAAGTCCATTAAGAAGCATTTTAGGCAACTCAATTTGAAGATCGGCTATTTCACTGGCCGATCTTTTTGGTATCCATAGGTAGATAGATCTTAGTGTGCTCAGTAAATTAAATAGCATGGTATCTACGTGAAACGATTTGAACTCTTCATTAGTGATCCCGTCTTCTAGGATTATCTTGAAATCCCGTTCATAATCTTGTCGCATTCTTTGATAAGCCTCGTAGTCTTTTCCCTCAAGGTGCATCCAGTCATTATTTAGCACCGCAAGTTCAGCAGGGTAACTGAGCGCTATATTGATATGGAGCTGTATGAGTTGTTCCGCTTTCGCGAAAGCGGAATCCCCACCAGCACTGATCTCGTTCATACCACTACTAAAACTTTGTGCCACCTTCAAAACAAGAGAAGACAGTATCTCGTGTTTACCAGATATATGATTATATAGGCTAGATGCTTTGATATCAAGTTCTTCTGCTAGATCTCGCATCGTAATCGCAGAGTAGCCGCGCTCTTTGAATAGTTTTGCTGCAGCATTTAGTATCGCCTTTTTTCTTTGAGTCATGAATGGCAAATTCAAACTTTTTTAAAAACAGAGTTAGCTCACCTGCAAGTTACATTTAATTTTACTACATGATTGAAAATATAGAAAGCAACCCACTTATTGATAGACTACCGCCTCACCTAAAACAGTTTATCAAACCTCAGAACTATGAAGACTATACCGCTCAGGATCAAGCTGTATGGAGACATGTAATGAGGCGCAATGTTGAATACCTGAGTAAGGTGGCGCATGGATCTTATCTAGATGGTCTCAAAAAAACAGGTATTTCTATTGAAGAAATTCCCTCCATGTATGGGATGAATCGTATCCTAAAAGAGATAGGCTGGGCTGCAGTTGCAGTAGATGGTTTTATACCTCCAGCAGCTTTTATGGAGTTTCAAGCTTATAAGATTCTCGTCATAGCATCTGACATAAGAAAAGTGGAGAATATTGAATACACTCCTGCTCCTGACATAATTCATGAAGCGGCGGGACATGCACCTATCATAGCCAGTCCAGATTACGCTGAATACTTGAGGCGTTTTGGAGAAATAGGTAGTAAAGCTATAAGTAGTGCTCATGATCACGAGGTTTATGAAGCTGTGCGACTATTGAGTATTTTGAAAGAATCAAGAACTTCAGAAAATCAAGAGGAACTGACCTCAGAAATAAAAAAAGCTGAATGTGAGATCGATCGACTTCAAAATAAAAAGGTTGAGCCTAGTGAAATGGCTCTTATACGTAATTTACACTGGTGGACTGTTGAATATGGTCTTGTGGGCGACCTTAACAACCCTAAAATCTATGGTGCTGGACTTCTATCTAGTATAGGAGAAAGTAAGACATGTTTAAATCCTGAAGTCGAAAAAAGACCTTATAGTATTCAAGCTGCCTATCAAGATTTTGATATCACGCAAAAACAACCTTTTCTCTATGTCACACCAGATTTTGCGTATCTGAGTGAAGTCCTAGAGGAGTTTGCAAATACCATGGCAGTAAGGAAAGGTGGTCATCGAGGATTAAAAAAATTGATTGAATCTAAGTCTCTCGGAACTATAGAACTGAGTACCGGACTCCAAATTTCTGGAGTTTTCTCACGCATGATTTTAAATGAAGACAATGAAGTAGTCTTCTTTAAAACCCAAGGTAAAAGCGCTCTCGCTTACCGCGAAAAAGAGCTCATAGGTCATGGCGTTGCTGCTCACGCAAATGGATTCTTATCACCTATCGGCAAATTAAAAGGGATCAATCTCGCCATTGAAGACATGGGACCTAGAGATCTTCAAGCGTACAACTTTTACGATAATCAGCGTATTGAATTCACCTATGAAAGCGGAATTACCGTAGAAGGGCTCAATATTACCGGAATGAGAAATATCAATGGAAAATTGATGCTTATTCAATTTACGGATTGTACGGTAACCTACAAGGATGAAATTTTGTTCACACCCCAAGATGGAATTTTAAATTTAGCAGTAGGTAAGGAAATTGTTAGCGCTTACGCAGGACCAGCTGATTATCATAGCTTTGATCTAGTGTATCACAAGAGCACTACAGAAACGTACCAGTCAAGACTTTCTGAGAGGCAGAGAAATATCGACTTTTTATATTCTCGAGTCCGTCAAATGAGAAAAGATAAGCAAGTGGACATTCAAAAGTTAGATGAACTTATTGATGAGGTAAACAACACTTATCCAGATGAGTGGTTACTTATGAATGAACTCAAAGAATTGAAATTATAATTGATTTTAAATGTTGAATTCTAAAGTAATTTTAGTACCCACAGAAGGTATGCTACTTATTTTGAGATCTCCATTGAGGGACTGAGCACTAGCGTGCATTAGTTTTATGCCGCTGCCTTTTGCAACTTCAATAGAATCGTATCCTTGACCATTATCATGACAAATTATACTAACTGAACGTTTCTTAAAGGTTATAAGGTGAATATAAAAATCTGCAGCTGAGTGCTCAATCGCATTGTGAGCAGATTCTAAAAGATATTGCCCAATGAAAAAACCTTGCCTTTTGTTAGTTTTATACTTAAGTCTTCTGGGTAGTTTATTTTGAAGTTAGGTACTGGTTGGTGATCAACGGAAAGTATTTGGTGCAGTCCTTGGTTTAATGATTTTATTTTGTCCAAATTGATAGTCTTAGCTTCAATCAGATTGTTAATTAAAAAATGATAAGCTGATTTTTTACACCTGATGGGAACTGTTCAAGATTCTGTTTTTCATTTTCTAAAAATTGGTTGTCTTTGTACAGTTCATCTTTTATTAAAGTAATTTTTTTGGCCCGATTTTGACTTTCAAAATA
This genomic interval from Nonlabens spongiae contains the following:
- the hisF gene encoding imidazole glycerol phosphate synthase subunit HisF, with protein sequence MLKKRIIPCLDIKDGRTVKGINFVGLRDAGDPVELAQQYAEQGADELCFLDITATIEKRETLVPLVREIAAVLNIPFTVGGGINDVRLAKEIIKAGADKIAVNSAAVKRPELINELAKELGSQCVVVAVDTKAIQNFELRVQNDHDTRFKSDENEIPHQVRNDKSTNKVFVGGGRYETERETISWCIECEQRGAGEILLTSMDHDGTKNGFALTITDEISRKLNIPIIASGGGGTVEHFTELFSKTQASAGLAASIFHFGELPVPELKEQLAGKNISVRLPRTLIN
- a CDS encoding DUF6252 family protein, with the translated sequence MKKIKSIFAISMMLIAISLTSCSSDDDSSGGGSEAGEGEVIARVNGSSFQSISQGTVGRITANGGTEFLQITAINLNGEAMTIQVTRPVIEETSYDFDDANSITAVATYTIVDTSTFESTSYAAPYMNSGDVGTITITERTATNIKGTFEFTARNQDDDTDTLNVTDGSFNLAL
- a CDS encoding alkene reductase, which codes for MITTQPLLDPITLGAVELKNRVVMAPMTRCRADNEHRAPVQKHIDYYTQRAGAGLIISEGSEISERAQGYPYVAGIFNEEQVKGWKKVTDSVHEAGGKIFCQLWHVGRTSLPDFHGGDLPWAPSAVNPETELYNHKGEKKKTVTPHAMTIDQIKQTVKEFGDAAANAKKAGFDGVEIHSSNGYLIHQFFNENSNLRTDEYGGSQENKARFFFEVLEAVKESWPENRIGCRMNPSLHGVFGIESTKNTIPFFDYVIDRLNEYDLAYLHLSEPFTDVSDIDHLVTNIAEHYRPIYKGNLIINGGFDRESGNKVIADGHADCVAFAKLFISNPDLVKRFELKAETADWDQDTFYTQGREGYTDYPVLEEEAVKD
- a CDS encoding TetR/AcrR family transcriptional regulator, which produces MTQRKKAILNAAAKLFKERGYSAITMRDLAEELDIKASSLYNHISGKHEILSSLVLKVAQSFSSGMNEISAGGDSAFAKAEQLIQLHINIALSYPAELAVLNNDWMHLEGKDYEAYQRMRQDYERDFKIILEDGITNEEFKSFHVDTMLFNLLSTLRSIYLWIPKRSASEIADLQIELPKMLLNGLANQSLTASSSSTG
- a CDS encoding aromatic amino acid hydroxylase: MIENIESNPLIDRLPPHLKQFIKPQNYEDYTAQDQAVWRHVMRRNVEYLSKVAHGSYLDGLKKTGISIEEIPSMYGMNRILKEIGWAAVAVDGFIPPAAFMEFQAYKILVIASDIRKVENIEYTPAPDIIHEAAGHAPIIASPDYAEYLRRFGEIGSKAISSAHDHEVYEAVRLLSILKESRTSENQEELTSEIKKAECEIDRLQNKKVEPSEMALIRNLHWWTVEYGLVGDLNNPKIYGAGLLSSIGESKTCLNPEVEKRPYSIQAAYQDFDITQKQPFLYVTPDFAYLSEVLEEFANTMAVRKGGHRGLKKLIESKSLGTIELSTGLQISGVFSRMILNEDNEVVFFKTQGKSALAYREKELIGHGVAAHANGFLSPIGKLKGINLAIEDMGPRDLQAYNFYDNQRIEFTYESGITVEGLNITGMRNINGKLMLIQFTDCTVTYKDEILFTPQDGILNLAVGKEIVSAYAGPADYHSFDLVYHKSTTETYQSRLSERQRNIDFLYSRVRQMRKDKQVDIQKLDELIDEVNNTYPDEWLLMNELKELKL